The following are from one region of the Falco biarmicus isolate bFalBia1 chromosome 1, bFalBia1.pri, whole genome shotgun sequence genome:
- the TACC3 gene encoding transforming acidic coiled-coil-containing protein 3 isoform X2 translates to MPEKVSTAPYPDDEMPVKSRGSYNIDFDNLNDINPFQSAVQLQHSPGNLQKSPVRVSSSPERTSEISSDSVLLDDTAPFASTTASRDCPSEEKTLSSGKESVLRESESNKSELSLKQGIGDSVRDVKSASTGVSQIDDSAGLEETSTPAVQLSGNLGPSDTAKTGESKLQNVSVAEKASVDELAVSEGEPAEKPGVTKAGPVKLEFDFDNTTVRKPPLKKLGKRLGIKPPSKKIPVTKTKTEKTEVQNKGHVEGEIPVPKASYKFDWDKLDDPNFNPFGGGSKISSSPKCSSPQKAHLPDEEKDSISSRREPPSVEQDNRPSTCEKESKNLEISKQNVVEDKPRTQEDKPGVQAEAELPGEIAMEKQMSPSTMSLANVLSQDNLVSADSGKKSMSAEEIKPSSHRTEIAAVEQTANTKPEELFRPSSEVLGMGIEIDYLEQFGTSSFKESALRKQSLYLKFDPLLRDSPIPGTVETNTNIMTAPLQRGPVADLSKLLKETENPAVNLQSEDKPKGLDLLGTFTTSDTGPVIIDSLTSDVPPLPIAASANSAVDAIIDVLKYSQKDMDAAVELVQREVQKKELETQEWKKKYDKLHMEYKEMGKIVAEFEGTITQMMEDAQKQKESSKKEMQRMMEEKQQVISDLNSMEKSFSELFKRFEKQKEALEGYHKNEEALKKCAEEYLARIKKEEQRYQALKAHAEEKLHRANEEIAQVRSKAKSETAALQASLRKEQMRIQSLERSLEQKAKENDELTKICDDLILKMEKI, encoded by the exons ATGCCAGAGAAGGTCAGCACAGCTCCTTACCCAGATGATGAGATGCCAGTGAAGAGTCGAGGTTCCTACAATATTGATTTTGATAACTTAAATGACATCAATCCTTTTCAAAGTGCAGTGCAATTgcagcattctcctggaaacCTGCAAAAGTCTCCTGTAAGAGTATCTAGCAGCCCTGAGAGAACTTCTGAAATAAGTAGTGATTCTGTTCTGCTGGATGATACAGCTCCTTTTGCTTCAACCACAGCAAGCAGAGACTGCCCAAGTGAAGAGAAGACTCTTTCCTCTGGAAAAGAATCTGTACTGAGAGAGTCAGAGTCTAATAAATCAGAGTTGTCCCTTAAGCAAGGAATCGGTGACTCTGTGAGGGATGTGAAGTCTGCTTCCACAGGCGTGAGTCAAATTGATGATTCGGCAGGCTTAGAAGAAACATCTACACCTGCTGTGCAGTTATCTGGTAACTTGGGTCCCAGTGATACTGCTAAAACTGGGGAATCAAAGCTTCAGAATGTTTCAGTAGCAGAAAAAGCCTCTGTGGATGAGCTGGCTGTCTCCGAAGGGGAACCTGCAGAAAAGCCTGGTGTCACCAAGGCGGGACCAGTAAAATTGGAATTTGACTTTGATAATACCACTGTTAGAAAGCCACCTCTGAAGAAACTAGGTAAAAGACTTGGAATTAAGCCACCTTCCAAAAAAATTCCTGTTACCAAGACAAAAACGGAGAAAACTGAAGTGCAAAATAAGGGTCATGTGGAAGGTGAAATCCCTGTTCCCAAAGCATCTTATAAGTTTGACTGGGACAAACTTGATGATCCAAACTTTAATCCGTTTGGAGGAGGCTCTAAAATTTCCAGCTCACCCAAGTGTTCTAGCCCTCAGAAAGCTCACCTGCCAGACGAGGAGAAGGATAGTATCTCATCAAGAAGGGAGCCTCCTTCAGTGGAGCAGGACAACAGACCAAGTACCTGTGAAAAAGAATCCAAAAATCT ggAAATCAGTAAACAGAATGTGGTAGAAGACAAACCCAGAACTCAAGAAGACAAGCCAGGAGTTCAAGCAGAAGCTGAACTTCCAGGAGAGATAGCCATG GAGAAACAAATGAGCCCATCTACAATGTCTCTAGCTAATGTCCTCTCTCAAGATAATTTGGTTTCTGCTGACAGTGGAAAAAAGTCAATGtctgcagaagaaattaaacctAGTTCCCACAGAACTGAAATAGCAGCAGTTGAGCAGACAGCTAACACTAAACCTGAAGAGCTCTTCAGACCATCGTCAGAAG ttCTAGGAATGGGCATAGAAATAGACTATCTGGAACAGTTTGGCACTTCATCA TTCAAAGAATCTGCCTTGAGGAAACAGTCGCTGTATTTGAAGTTTGACCCTTTGTTGAGAGACAGTCCAATTCCTGGTACTGttgaaacaaatacaaatatcaTGACGGCTCCACTTCAGCGTGG cCCTGTTGCTGATTTAAGTAAATTGCTGAAGGAAACTGAAAATCCTGCAGTGAATCTTCAAAGTGAAGACAAACCAAAAGGGCTAGATCTTCTGGGAACATTTACAACTTCT GACACTGGTCCCGTAATTATAGATTCCCTGACTAGCGATGTTCCTCCACTCCCTATTGCTGCTTCGGCAAACAGTGCAGTGGATGCTATTATCGATGTGCTAAAATATAGCCAAAAAGACATGGATGCAGCTGTTGAACTGGTTCAGAGAGAG GTTCAAAAGAAAGAGCTGGAAActcaggaatggaaaaaaaagtatgataAGCTTCATATGGAATACAAGGAAATGGG aaaaatagttGCTGAGTTTGAAGGTACAATAACACAAATGATGG AGGATGCTCAAAAGCAGAAGGAATCGTCAAAGAAAGAGATGCAAAGAATGatggaagagaagcagcaagttATTTCAGATCTGAACTCTATGGAGAAATCTTTTTCTGAACTCTTCAAAcgatttgaaaaacagaaagaagcgCTAGAGGGTTACCACAAA AATGAAGAAGCTCTGAAAAAATGTGCTGAAGAATACCTGGCTAGAATTAAAAAAGAGGAGCAGAGATACCAGGCACTAAAGGcacatgctgaagaaaaactgcATCG AGCAAATGAGGAAATTGCCCAGGTACGAAGCAAAGCTAAATCAGAGACTGCAGCACTACAAGCCAGTCTCCGCAAAGAACAAATGAGGATCCAGTCTTTAGAGAGGAGCCTTGAACAAAAG GCTAAAGAAAATGATGAACTGACAAAAATCTGTGATGACTTGATcttgaagatggaaaaaatttGA
- the TACC3 gene encoding transforming acidic coiled-coil-containing protein 3 isoform X1, which yields MSLQILNAENGENGANVKDDLTAEDSGFFFAPEPTGRPSILCLSQKENLPRKSVAKAMKVTFQTPLRDPQTRKILSPAMVDKLDTTFMLGDCSEALVDDLLSVPVNVDTCQQKPETGPNNTVINTQMPEKVSTAPYPDDEMPVKSRGSYNIDFDNLNDINPFQSAVQLQHSPGNLQKSPVRVSSSPERTSEISSDSVLLDDTAPFASTTASRDCPSEEKTLSSGKESVLRESESNKSELSLKQGIGDSVRDVKSASTGVSQIDDSAGLEETSTPAVQLSGNLGPSDTAKTGESKLQNVSVAEKASVDELAVSEGEPAEKPGVTKAGPVKLEFDFDNTTVRKPPLKKLGKRLGIKPPSKKIPVTKTKTEKTEVQNKGHVEGEIPVPKASYKFDWDKLDDPNFNPFGGGSKISSSPKCSSPQKAHLPDEEKDSISSRREPPSVEQDNRPSTCEKESKNLEISKQNVVEDKPRTQEDKPGVQAEAELPGEIAMEKQMSPSTMSLANVLSQDNLVSADSGKKSMSAEEIKPSSHRTEIAAVEQTANTKPEELFRPSSEVLGMGIEIDYLEQFGTSSFKESALRKQSLYLKFDPLLRDSPIPGTVETNTNIMTAPLQRGPVADLSKLLKETENPAVNLQSEDKPKGLDLLGTFTTSDTGPVIIDSLTSDVPPLPIAASANSAVDAIIDVLKYSQKDMDAAVELVQREVQKKELETQEWKKKYDKLHMEYKEMGKIVAEFEGTITQMMEDAQKQKESSKKEMQRMMEEKQQVISDLNSMEKSFSELFKRFEKQKEALEGYHKNEEALKKCAEEYLARIKKEEQRYQALKAHAEEKLHRANEEIAQVRSKAKSETAALQASLRKEQMRIQSLERSLEQKAKENDELTKICDDLILKMEKI from the exons ATGAGTCTGCagattttaaatgcagaaaatggagaaaatggaGCAAATGTCAAGGATGACCTAACAGCGGAAGACTCGGGCTTTTTCTTTGCACCAGAACCTACAGGGAGACCTTCTATTCTATGCCTGtcccagaaagaaaacttgCCACGAAAAAGTGTGGCAAAAGCTATGAAG GTAACATTTCAAACTCCTCTAAGAGATCCTCAGACTCGAAAAATCTTAAGTCCTGCGATGGTGGACAAACTTGACACTACTTTCATGCTTGGTGATTGTAGTGAAGCCTTGGTGGATGATCTTTTATCTGTACCTGTCAATGTTGA cacATGTCAACAAAAGCCTGAAACTGGACCGAACAATACAGTGATAAATACACAAATGCCAGAGAAGGTCAGCACAGCTCCTTACCCAGATGATGAGATGCCAGTGAAGAGTCGAGGTTCCTACAATATTGATTTTGATAACTTAAATGACATCAATCCTTTTCAAAGTGCAGTGCAATTgcagcattctcctggaaacCTGCAAAAGTCTCCTGTAAGAGTATCTAGCAGCCCTGAGAGAACTTCTGAAATAAGTAGTGATTCTGTTCTGCTGGATGATACAGCTCCTTTTGCTTCAACCACAGCAAGCAGAGACTGCCCAAGTGAAGAGAAGACTCTTTCCTCTGGAAAAGAATCTGTACTGAGAGAGTCAGAGTCTAATAAATCAGAGTTGTCCCTTAAGCAAGGAATCGGTGACTCTGTGAGGGATGTGAAGTCTGCTTCCACAGGCGTGAGTCAAATTGATGATTCGGCAGGCTTAGAAGAAACATCTACACCTGCTGTGCAGTTATCTGGTAACTTGGGTCCCAGTGATACTGCTAAAACTGGGGAATCAAAGCTTCAGAATGTTTCAGTAGCAGAAAAAGCCTCTGTGGATGAGCTGGCTGTCTCCGAAGGGGAACCTGCAGAAAAGCCTGGTGTCACCAAGGCGGGACCAGTAAAATTGGAATTTGACTTTGATAATACCACTGTTAGAAAGCCACCTCTGAAGAAACTAGGTAAAAGACTTGGAATTAAGCCACCTTCCAAAAAAATTCCTGTTACCAAGACAAAAACGGAGAAAACTGAAGTGCAAAATAAGGGTCATGTGGAAGGTGAAATCCCTGTTCCCAAAGCATCTTATAAGTTTGACTGGGACAAACTTGATGATCCAAACTTTAATCCGTTTGGAGGAGGCTCTAAAATTTCCAGCTCACCCAAGTGTTCTAGCCCTCAGAAAGCTCACCTGCCAGACGAGGAGAAGGATAGTATCTCATCAAGAAGGGAGCCTCCTTCAGTGGAGCAGGACAACAGACCAAGTACCTGTGAAAAAGAATCCAAAAATCT ggAAATCAGTAAACAGAATGTGGTAGAAGACAAACCCAGAACTCAAGAAGACAAGCCAGGAGTTCAAGCAGAAGCTGAACTTCCAGGAGAGATAGCCATG GAGAAACAAATGAGCCCATCTACAATGTCTCTAGCTAATGTCCTCTCTCAAGATAATTTGGTTTCTGCTGACAGTGGAAAAAAGTCAATGtctgcagaagaaattaaacctAGTTCCCACAGAACTGAAATAGCAGCAGTTGAGCAGACAGCTAACACTAAACCTGAAGAGCTCTTCAGACCATCGTCAGAAG ttCTAGGAATGGGCATAGAAATAGACTATCTGGAACAGTTTGGCACTTCATCA TTCAAAGAATCTGCCTTGAGGAAACAGTCGCTGTATTTGAAGTTTGACCCTTTGTTGAGAGACAGTCCAATTCCTGGTACTGttgaaacaaatacaaatatcaTGACGGCTCCACTTCAGCGTGG cCCTGTTGCTGATTTAAGTAAATTGCTGAAGGAAACTGAAAATCCTGCAGTGAATCTTCAAAGTGAAGACAAACCAAAAGGGCTAGATCTTCTGGGAACATTTACAACTTCT GACACTGGTCCCGTAATTATAGATTCCCTGACTAGCGATGTTCCTCCACTCCCTATTGCTGCTTCGGCAAACAGTGCAGTGGATGCTATTATCGATGTGCTAAAATATAGCCAAAAAGACATGGATGCAGCTGTTGAACTGGTTCAGAGAGAG GTTCAAAAGAAAGAGCTGGAAActcaggaatggaaaaaaaagtatgataAGCTTCATATGGAATACAAGGAAATGGG aaaaatagttGCTGAGTTTGAAGGTACAATAACACAAATGATGG AGGATGCTCAAAAGCAGAAGGAATCGTCAAAGAAAGAGATGCAAAGAATGatggaagagaagcagcaagttATTTCAGATCTGAACTCTATGGAGAAATCTTTTTCTGAACTCTTCAAAcgatttgaaaaacagaaagaagcgCTAGAGGGTTACCACAAA AATGAAGAAGCTCTGAAAAAATGTGCTGAAGAATACCTGGCTAGAATTAAAAAAGAGGAGCAGAGATACCAGGCACTAAAGGcacatgctgaagaaaaactgcATCG AGCAAATGAGGAAATTGCCCAGGTACGAAGCAAAGCTAAATCAGAGACTGCAGCACTACAAGCCAGTCTCCGCAAAGAACAAATGAGGATCCAGTCTTTAGAGAGGAGCCTTGAACAAAAG GCTAAAGAAAATGATGAACTGACAAAAATCTGTGATGACTTGATcttgaagatggaaaaaatttGA